Genomic window (Desulforapulum autotrophicum HRM2):
GAAAACAGATGGGTTGAAATAGGAAAGGACAATATTCAGTATCACATTGTTTCATCTGATTATGAGAACTTTCCAGAAACACCCCTGATTGAGGATATCCCGTTTGTAGAAATAGATTCTGCAGCCTTTAAAAAAATGGTTGAAGTTTCAGCAATGATAGCAGGTTCTGCTGATGAAAAAAGAACCTATGTTCTTGGTGCCCTTTTTGAAAAGATCACTGACGAAACAGGAGAACGTCTGAGGATGGTTTCCACAGATTCAAGACGATTAAACTCCTTTGACGCATCCTATGAAGGTGAACTTGTCTTACCCGATGAAAATGTAATTATTCCTAAAAAAGGATTGTCAGAACTTGGCCGATTTCTGGACAGGGAAGGCAGCGTGAACATTGGTATTAAAGATGATCATCTGATTGTTCAAAAGCAGAATGAAACCCTGATGATCAAGCTTTTGGAAGGGGATTATCCCGATTACAGAAGAGTTCTCAACACCGATCAGATGACCCAGATTGAAATGAGCAGAAGCATGCTGCTCATGGTCATGAAAAGAATGTCTATTCTCTCATCTGAAGATTATAAGAGCGTAATGTTTAATTTTAATGAAAACGAGCTTGTCGTCACCATTACCAACCCTGAGATCGGTGAATCCAAGGAAAAAATAACCATGGGGTATGGGGGTGAAGCATTTGAAAGTGCATTTAACCCCCGATATTTCATAGATGCATTAAATTCTATCAATAGTGACACCGTTATTTTGAATGTAAAGGGAGCTAAACATCCCTGTATCATCAAAGGCCTGGATGATGATCAACTCGTTTGTGCAATAATGGCAATGTCCGTATAAATTGGGATAAACAATGAAAAACAACGACAATGTAAAAGATTATGGTGCAAACAATATAAAAATTCTTGAAGGTCTTGAAGCCGTCAGAAAAAGACCTTCCATGTATATTGGAAACGTGGGGATAGAAGGCCTGCATCACTTGGTTTATGAGGTGGTGGACAACAGTATTGACGAGGCCATGGCGGGTCACTGTGATAAAATAATCGTCATCATCCATCCAGATCAGAGCGTCAGTGTCGAGGACAACGGCCGTGGTATTCCCGTTGGCATGCATGAAACGGAACATATACCGGCAGCTGAAGTGGTCATGACAAAACTCCATGCCGGCGGTAAATTTGACAAGGATTCCTACAAGGTATCCGGGGGACTTCACGGGGTGGGAATCTCCGTTGTGAATGCCCTTTCCATTAATTTAGAGATGGAAGTGTTCAAGGACGGCAAGGTTTACTTCCAGCGGTATTCCAGGGGTGTCAAACAGACTGAACTTGAGATCACAGGTGATACGGATAAAAGCGGAACACGAATCCTGTTCAAACCTGATTTTGATATTATGAACGAAAATGAGTTTGAATACGAAAAGTTATCCCGGCGGATGAGGGAGCTTGCATTCCTGAACAAGGGGATTCGCATCATCATTGAGGATGAACTTTCCGCTGAAAAGGATGATTTTCACTATGAAGGCGGACTTCTATCGTTTGTTGAATATTTGAACCGTAATTTTACCGCCATGCATGAACCCATTCATATTGAAGGAGAAAAGAGTGATGTCAGCGTGGATGTCGCCATTCAGTACAACGACACATTCAAGGAAAAAATATATTCTTTTGCCAACAATATAAACACCATTGAGGGCGGAACCCATCTGTCTGGATTCAAGGGCGCACTTACCCGTACGCTGAACAATTATGCAAGCTCTGGAAATCTTCCAAAAAATATGCAGAATATCAAGATCGGTGGTGATGATGTAAGGGAAGGGCTTACGGCCATTGTCAGCGTCAAGGTAATGGATCCCCAGTTTGAAGGTCAGACAAAGACAAAGCTTGGCAATAGCGAGGTCAAGGGAATAGTAGAGTCCCTTATCAATGAACGCCTTGCCATGTTTCTTGAGGAAAATCCCAACACGGCTAAAAAAATAATCATGAAGGCCGTTGATGCGGCAAGGGCAAGGGATGCCGCCAAGAGGGCAAGGGAGCTTGCACGGAAAAAGGGCACCCTGCTTGATTCAACCCTTCCGGGAAAACTTGCCGAATGCCAGTACGCAGATCCCAAAGAGAGGGAACTCTTTCTTGTGGAGGGAGATTCAGCAGGCGGTAGTGCCAAGCAGGGAAGGGACAGACGGTTCCAGGCCATCCTTCCCCTGAAGGGAAAAATATTAAACGTTGAAAAGGCGCGGTTTGACAAAATTTTAAGAAGTGATGAGATTAAAAATGTCTTTACCGTTCTTGGTACAGGGGCTGGAAAAGAGGAGTATGATATAGAAAAGATCCGTTACCACAAGATCGTCATCATGACCGATGCCGATGTGGATGGGTCCCATATCAGAACCCTGCTGCTCACCTTTTTCTTTCGCCAGATGCCCGATCTGATCAGCAACGGATATCTGTATATTGCCCAGCCGCCTCTTTTTCGAATAGGTAAGGGTAAAAGCGGCATCTATCTCAAGGATGAGCCTGAGTACAGGGATTATCTTCTAAAAAGGATATGTGAACAAAAGGAAGTTCGCCTGGCAGACAGCGAAGAGCCCCTGCCAGAAGAGAGTCTCTTTGCCTTTTTAAAGGATTTGATCTCGTTCCACAATGCCGTTGACCGGCTCACCATGCGTGAAATGGATACAAAACTTTTAATGTTCCTGATCGGTGAGGGGGTAAAGGATAAATTCTTTCTTGAGGACCTTGAACGTATGACATCCCTCAAGGAGACCCTGACCGCCAAGGGATATATCATCCGTGATATCACATTTGACGAAGAAAGAAACCTGTATGAAATGGATATCCTTGGCAACGAGCATGACCGGGAAAAGGGTATAAAGCACAGCCTTGTCACGGTTGGCCGCAGCCTGATCGCCATGGGCGATTATACGATCATGCACAAGGTGCTAAACAAGATAGAATCCATGGACCTGCCGCCGTTCAATGTGTGTGCCAAATCTTCCAGTGACAAGGTGGTCTCTTTTGAAGACAGGACTGAATTTTTCAACTATATTATGGCTGAGGCCAAGAAAGGGATAGCCATCCAACGATACAAGGGTCTTGGTGAGATGAACCCGGATCAGCTGTGGGAAACCACAATGGATCCTGAAAAAAGGGTGATGCTCCAGGTCAATATTGAAGATGCGGAAAAAGCCGATGAAATTTTTACCCTGCTTATGGGTGAAGAGGTGGAGCCCCGGAGAAATTTTATTCAGACCAATGCCCTTGAGGTTTCGTCCCTGGATTTTTAATTAGTGTTTGAACGAAAACTCACCCATATGCGGCGTTGCTGCAAATTTCTGAAATCCTCACGTACTACAGTACGCTCCGGTTTCAGTTTTGCTCGCGCCTTGCATCTGGACAAGTTTTTATCCAAACACGTGTTTTAGGTGGGTATTATTTAAGGGATTTAATGGCCCGGGCTGCTGCTTTTTTCTGTTGTTTAAAGGTGGCTGCCCGGGCCATTGCTGTTCGGGCGGATTGAATCTTGCCAAGGTTCCATCGGCTATATCCCAGCATGAGCCAGGAATGTCCTGAATTATCCTTGGGTGCAAGGGTTTCAAACAGGGTTTCAGCTGCCTGGTATTGTTCCAGATAAAACAGCAGGTCTCCCTTGAGCATTTTTAATTTAATGGATATTTTTTCCGTTGTCAGCACCTGATCCAGAAGTTCAAGGGCCTTCTGATCAAGATTCATCTGTCTAAGTGCAATAACTGTGTTTTGTGTGACTGCCAATCTTTTTTCCGGGGTTGATATATCCTGGTAGTGTTCAACGGCTTTTGCGGGAATGCCCGCGGCCAGGTAAAGATCGGCCATCAGTTTTTTCTCATTGTCCGTCAAAGGGGTTAAAAAGCTGTACAGAGTCATTGCCACAATGGCGTTTTCCATCTTATTGTTATCCAGGCTGAACCGTGCAAGTCCCTTCCACCATTTGGGTTCAAGGGGATATTCCCTGGTTAAAAAAGTCACAAAATCAAGGGCTTTTTTATCCATGCCAAGTTCCATATATTGGTAAAGAAGGGCCTCCTGCCAGGTGGTTCTGGCGGTTCCATCCATATTTTGTGCAAGATATTCCATGTGTGGCAAGGCATTTTTTGGCTGTTCGAGTGCCAGGAAAATATGGACGGCAAGCTCGTGCCAACTGGGTTGGATCTCGCCGGTATGATTTTTTGTCAGACGATTGAAAACCGCCATGGCCTTTGGATATTGCCTGGCAGAGAAAAAGGCGTTGGCAGCATAGTATAGCAGAACAGCCCTTTTTTCCGTCTCAAGTTCGTACCCCCTGACAAAGCATTGACCGGCCCTGTTAAACTGTTCAAGGTCGTAACAGGCCTTTGCAAGGTTCAGCCATGCAGGTGAAAAATCACCACCGTTTTTAACACAGTCTTCGTAGTATCGGGTCGCCTCTTCTATATGGTTGGCTTCCATGGAATAATTGCCCAGGGTAAACAGCAGAAAAGGATGGATCTGTTTGTTTGTTTCTATTAACTTTTTTCTAAATGTTTCCAGAAGATCAATGGCCTGGGATCGTTTATCTGCCTGGGTCATATTCCGGGCTTTTTCCAGGGCAATGGCTGTGGAAAAGGGAATATCCGCCTGAATATTGTCTTTACCCAGGGTCAACTGTGGTTGAAGAAAGATAATAAAAACCAGCAACAATAACGTTCGTTTATCCATTGATCTTTTAATTTTCAAGTTCAAACCTTATGGTTGTTTCCACCCGGGTTTTAACGGCCACTCCTTCAACTGTTCCAGGGGTGAATTTCCACCTGGGAAGGGCATTGAGTACGCTTTGGTCAAATACATTTTTCGGTGATGAGTCAAGGATGGAAATATCTTCCACCTCCCCTTTTGGATTGACCAGAAAGCGGACCTTTACCCATCCTTCTATTCCCCTTCTTTTTGCCTGAAAAGGATAGACAGGGGGAATGTGAACCTTGGGTACAAGGGAATTATCTATATCAGCACCGGTATATATTCTGTCCATGACCTGGGGGGAAAATGCCACCTGTTCCATTGGAAAAACCGGGGCCTGGGGCGTTGTCGGTAAATTAGGGTTAACCTTAAAGTCAAGGGTGGGAAAATCATGGGCCACCCGTTGGGGTGCAGACCTGGGGGGCTGCTTAATGTTTTTTAGCGTATCTTTTTTTCCCTTGGATTCCGAGTCTGGCCGTTTTTTTTCCGGCTCTTTTTTAACTATTTCTGGATCAGGTTCCTTGAGTCTCACAATATTGACCTGACTGGTTATTCTTAATTCTTTTATGCCGGTCTGTTTTTCATGGTTTGTCATCAACGGCATAAGGCTGAAAAATACGAGGTTCAGCACAATGGATACAAGGGCTGCACCCAGCCACGGCCTCAAGTGTTTCACCTAATTTTTTCCGCCTTCATGCCTGCTGCGAGGCTCACCTCTTTGGCGCCTGCCAGGCGGCATTGATCCATGGCGGCGATGGCCGTCCCCGTATTTGAATTTTTGTCCGCCACAATAACCACACTTCCGTCCGGCTTTTCCCCAAGTGATCTTTCCACATTCAGGCGTAACGCCCTTATGTCGATCTCCCGGTTGTCCATATATATCTTATCCTGGGCCGTTATACCCACCAGAATAGTGACATTTTCTTTGGCAATGGCCGTTGATGCGGTGGGACGGTTGACTTCCACCCCGGTTTCCCTGACAAATGAGGTGGTCACTAAAAAAAATATCAACAGGATAAACACCATGTCTATCAGGGGTGCTATATCCAGGGTCAGGCTTTGTCTTTTTGCTTTTCTGGCTGCTGTGATGTTGATCATTGTGGTTTATTTCCGTTATACAAATCTTTGGAGGTATATGCCGGTTGATGCAATGACTCCTTTTAATTTTTCTGCACGCTTGACAAGGAACCCGTGCATGTAGAGCCCGGGAATGGCCACGAGGAGCCCTGTCTGGGTGGTCACCAGGGCTTCTGATATGCCGCCTGCCATGGCCCTGGCATTTCCCGTTCCAAAGGTTGATATGATATCAAAAGTCGCCATCATTCCTGTCACCGTTCCAAGGAGTCCGAGAAGGGGCGCCACGGCGGCCAGCACCCCGATCAGGGCAAGATGGCGTTCAAGGACGGTTATTATATCCATTACCGTTTCGTCAAGGATGTAAAGGTCCACGGAGGCCTTCCGGGTCCGGTTGTTCAAAAACTGGGTCACCAGAAGGGAGACCGCTCCCCGGTAAAGGTGAACGGGGGGGAGTTCATTGTTTTTGACAAATTCTCCTGCCATTTCCCTTGACATGTTTTTTCGATGGAGCCGATGGAAAAATAAGATGCGGTTAATGATTAAAGTCCACATGATAATTGAGACTGCCACCAGGGGAATCATGACGATGCTGCCAGTCCTGAGGTAGGCTTCCATGGCCCAGAAATGGTTTAAGACCTGGTTTAAAATCTGATTCAAAATTCACCGTTTCCAAGTATAAAAAAAGCATTGACCATGGCCACGCCCTTCTCTTCCATGGTGGCGATCATGGTTTCAACCCAACGGCTTAACAGGGTGTGGCACAGCATGATGGGGATGGCCACACACAGGCCCAGCATGGTGGTTACAAGGGCCTCTGATATACCGCCTGACATCATCCTTGGATCGCTGGTGCCGTAAAAGGTGATGGTGTGAAAAGTGTTTATCATGCCTGTGACCGTGCCAAGAAGTCCCATGAGCGGTGCAATGGCTGCCAACATGCCAAGGGTGGATAAAAAGCGTTCAAGTGGGGGGATTTCCCTGAGGATTGCCTCCTGGAGCGCATTTTCCATATCTGTCCTTGTTTTTGTTCTAAAATCCATGCCCGCGGAAAGTGCCCTGGCAAGGGGCTTTTTTCCATGGCGTGCCAGAAGCTGACTGCACCCTTCCCAGTCCTGTGCGGCTATTCTTTTTTTCAGGGTTGCCATGAACGGGGCTGCATTTAGATATTTCCTTGCCAGAAAAAATGTTTTTTCAAGGATGATCAGGACCGCCAGAACAGCCAGGGCAAGAATCGGCCATACAACGGGTCCTCCCTTGGGTATTTGCTCTAAAAGGCTCAACCGGTGGGTGAGTTGACGCATGGCATTGCCCTTGGAAATATCAATGGGAACAGCATCGGATTTGCCGTTCATATATTTTCCAATGGCCTTTTGCATGGCACTTGAAGGTTCCTTTGAAAGGGCAAACAATTGCTGGCTCTCATCTGAGAAGAGTAAAAAGCCAACGGTCTTGTCAATTCTGTAGGCTGCGGTAAAGTTGCCAAGGACCAGAATATCGGCCATGACCTCCTTTCCCATCTGGTCGATGATGGTTCCCTGCTGAATTCTCACCTGGCCTGAACCCAGGATTTCATCCATTAAAATATTCTTCATGGCCCGTATATCTTTCATGGCTGGAAATTTCGAAGTTTTTAACAGGGGGGTAATAGCAGCCTTTCTATCCTTGATAAGAGCGCTCTGGAGGCTCTGTCCGATCAGGGTGTCAATATCCTTTGCCGTGATCCTCACAAAGCCTGAAAGTTCCTTTACAACGGCATCCATTTCGGCAAGCCTTGTACCCATTTTTTCTTTGCTTGCCTTGAGGGCCTTGATCTTTTCCTTTAGCTGAATGTTTTTTTGATCCAGGGCCAGGTTTTTTTGTTTTTGCTGTTCAATTGCCCGGGTCAGACTTTTTTTATCCTGGAATATTTTCTGTCGGCTTTCGTTTGCCTCTTTTGCAGCTGTTTGACGTTCCAGATCGGCCTGATGCATCATTTTGTTCCGCTGTTCCTGGGCTTCAATGGCCGTGGCTCGCATGTCGTGGGTTTGCTGCTGTGCGGCAAAAGAGTGAACCGTAATCCCCATGGATAAAAACAGGATAATCAGTATCATTCCTGGATTTTTCACTGGGCCACCATCCTTCCCAGGGGCAGGGTCAGAAAATCCATGGCTCTACGTTTGGTGCCCATTTCAACGGCCTTTGCGATTTCACTGTTGTACGAGACAGGCAAGGGTTGCCATGACTCTTTTGCCCGGTCGTAAAAGCCGGTAAGGTTACCGTCCGGGGTAATACAGAACAACGAAACCCGGCCAAGGCGGAAGATATCTGCCAGTATTGTTTCACCCCCCAGGGAAACCTTTTCCTGGTACACCTCGACAGTGTTGCCATAGCTTGCCTCGACAAACAGGGTTTCCATGGTTTTTCTAAATTTTTCACTGACAGTGATTTCGCTTGATTGGACAAGCGTTTTAAGGGCTGCAATCCGGTTTTTCCTTTCGTCCAAGAGCATGGGAAAATTATTTTCCACAAGGGCATCAATCTCAACCACGGTTGCCTGTAAAAAAGGATCAAGGTCTGATGCGATTTCCTCAATATCTTTGAGGGAAGTTTCCAGGTCGCTGATGTTCACCTGAAGCTGGTTGATGGCATCCACAAGTTCGATCTCCTCGTTGGTGAGACTCTCAAATTCTGCTTCAAGGGAGGTGTACTCGGCAACAAGTTTTTTTTTGTCCTCAAACCAGCGGGCTTCGTTTTTTTGAGTTTCCTTGCGGATATCCACCCCTTTTTTTACTGAATCCATGGCTCGTTCTGCAAGGTTATCTGCAGAAAAAGCCCCCGTCGGCATGGAAAAAGCCATGAGTGCAATCAATATCAGTCGTGTTGAATGTTTAACCAAAATTTTTCCCCAATCCACTAATTTAAAGTTGCCACCAGCTATAGATTTACGATAAAAAAAATGCAAGAAAAATTTAGGTGGACCCTGGGATCTGTTTTTTTTTGCATGAATAGGTTTAGTGATTATTATATGTCCCATGAACTTACTTGAAATGACATTTAAAGAGGTATCCCAACTCTTGTACAATGGATTCGGCCGGGGGGATTACCATGCAGGGGCACTACTCCGGGAGGTAATAAAAAGGGGAAATCATAATTTTTCAACGGCCCCGGAGTTTGAGCGGTCACAGGGGATGTCCCTGGCCCTGGTATCCGATTACGAGTTGCCGGATTTTACCGTTGTGGATCAGATGGAAGAGGATAATACCGTAAAGTTTGTTACCCGTTTACACGACGGATGTTCCATTGAATCTGTGATTATTCCCATGAAGCAGTACAATACCCTGTGTGTTTCCACCCAGGCAGGATGTCGCATGGGTTGCAGGTTCTGTGAGACCGCACGATCGGGTTTCAAGAGAAATCTTCAGGTACATGAAATCACGGGTCAGCTCTTTTCCGCCAGGAACACCCTGGGAAAAAAAATCAGCAACATCGTGTTCATGGGTATGGGTGAACCCTTTGATAACTTTGACAACCTTGTGCGGTCCATTCGGGTTTTTAACGACCAGAAGGGTTTTGATGTGGCCTTCCGCCACATGACCGTCTCCACCTGTGGTCTTGTCCCCGGCATAAGGGCCCTTGCAGGACTTGGTCTCACCCAGCTGAGCCTTGCCGTTTCCGTCCATTCGGCCATTGATGAAGTAAGGTCCGTTCTCATGCCCGTCAACCGGCGATATCCCCTGAATGTGTTGAGGGCTGCCCTGGCGGATTACCCCCTTCACAAACGACGTTATATTCTGGTCGAGTATGTGTTGATAAAGGGGGTCAACGATTCCCAAGAGGCTGCCGCAGCCCTTGTGCAATACCTTGTCCCCCTTAAGGTAAGGGTAAATCTCATTGCCTATAACCCGGGCCGGGACCCGGATCCTGAGTTCCAGGGGGTGGATGATTGTTCCATGAACCAGTTTGCCAGCTGGCTTGAAGATTCCGGGTTGTTTGTCATCAAGCGCTGGAGCAAAGGTCAAAAACTCATGGCCGGTTGCGGCCAGCTTTCGACCCGGACTTAGGGACTCAGAAATAAATAATTCCTCAATCTTGCTTGTCTTTCAGCTCGTCTTAGGTGTTGCATCAAAGGGCACATATTTCAATATGCTCCCTTTGATACGCCTTGAATACGAGCTGAAATCCTGTACCATATTTGTGGAATTATTTACATCTGAGCCCCTTAAAAGATCCCCTCTTTTTCCATGTCCTGGATGGCTTTTCTCATCTGGCGGATGGCCTGGCGAAGACGTTCCTCGTTTTCCACAAGGGCCAGTCTTAAAAATCCCTCGCCCTCTTCACTGAACCCGACGCCCGGTGCCACGGCCACATTGGCCCGGTTCATCATCTCAATGGCAAACTGCATGGATCCCATTTTAGCGTAGGGTTCTGGGATCTTTACCCAGACAAACATGCCTGCACCTGGCGATTTTACTGGCCAGCCCATGCGTTCAAGGCCACTGCACAGGGTGTCCCGCCTTGACTGGTAGATTTCTACCTGCCGGGTTATGGTGTCGTCACAATCCCTCAGGGCGATGATACCGGCAATCTGTATGGCTGAAAAGATACCGTAATCAAAATATCCCTTTATTTTTGCAAGGGCGGCAATAATTTCAGCATTTCCCACGCAATATCCCATGCGCCATCCAGCCATGTTGTAGGATTTTGAAAAGGATCCAAATTCCACCCCCACATCTTTTGCTCCGGGCGCTTCAAGAAAGCTTGGGGCCTTATATCCGTCAAATGTGATCATTGAATAGGCAAAATCGTGGATGACCATGAACTTGAATCGTTTAGCAAGTACCACGATCTCCTTGAACAGATCCAGGCTGCCAAGTTCGCCCGTGGGGTTGTGGGGGTAGTTGATCATCAATACCTTGGGACCCGGATAAAAGGATTCGCAGATATTGACGATGCGTTTGAGAAAGGATTCTGCCGGTGCAATGGGAATTCTTACCACATTTGCTCCGGCAATGACGGCCGCATATATATGGATGGGGAACGCAGGTCCTGGCACCAGAACTGAATCCCCCGGCCCCAGAAGGGCGAGGCTCAAATGGGAAATACCCTCTTTGGATCCGATGGTGAAGATCGTTTCTGTCTGAGCATCAAGCCCGATGTCATAGTGGCGTTTATAGTAGAGGGCTATTTCCCGTTTAAGATTTTTCATACCCGAAGAGGCGGTTGGATAGCCGTGGGTCTTGGGATTCTGGGCCACTTCAACCAGTTTATCAACAACGGTCTCAGGGGTCGGGTCCATGGGGTTGCCCATGCCAAGATCGATGACATCGTCCCCGTTGCGTCTTTTTTCCATCTTCATGGCATTTATCATGCCAAAAAGATAGGGGGGAAGCTGCTCCATCCTGCTGGCAAAACGTATTATTTTATCTTCAGCCATCTCCATATCCTCCAAAATTGTGATCCAATAAAGGTCACAGGTTTATCTTAAATTGAAACCTTATTTTTTATCACATAATAATCCGGTTTGGGAGGAGAAAGTAATATTATCCTATAATGATGCCCAGGGTTTCCAGATACCGGGCAAAGAGCGCCTCTTTTTCCGGAAGAATTACCAGATGACGATCCCCGGCAGGCAGGCAAAGCCGGCCCATTTCTTTGTCGGTCAATATCTGCTTGCGGATATCCCCATGGCACTCGAGCAGGGTTGCCTTTCCCCTGTCCACAACTGCCGAGCTTCGTTCTTCAGCCTTTTCAAACAGTTTTTCAAGGTTTTTTCCCGGTTTTTCCTGGGTGATCTGAGTGATGAAGGCGTTAATGTCCTTTAATGTCTCCCCGGCTTTAAGGGCATTGAGCAGGGAGACAAGGGAGACCTGCCAGCGGCCGGCCTCTGTTTGATCTGCTATTTTATCAAGGTAGAGGCTGTGATCAGGCGTGGGGATTCCTTTGCCCGTATACAGGATATCCGTGTCATGAATTTCAAAATCCCGGGGATCCACGGCGTTGTAATCGGTTGAAAGTCCCAGCACATAGGCCCCCAGATCGTTGAGCCGGATCTGCATCAACCCGTCACACAGGCTCAGAAAAGGCTCATCATCTGCGCCCCAGCAGGATTGGAAATCAGGCCTGGCGTTGTCCGGATATTTATAAGAAACGTCCACAAGCCCCAGGGTGGCGCCATATTGAAACAGATAGATCAGCAGATATCGCAGCTGTAAAAGTGACCAGGTATCATTATAGTCCAGAAGGCCGTAATGGGGATCGCCAAAGTAGAGTTTCCAGTCGTAGTTGGTCATTTCAAAGGTTTGGGATTCTGAGCGCATGAACCGTTCCACCTCATCCACTGAAACCCATCTGCCGGGTTCAAGGCAGGTGAGCACCCCATTGATCACGGGCCGTCTGCGGACGGGTGAGGTCATGGTCCGTCCCTTGGCTGACCGTTGACCTTTGATGACCGTCACCTGGGAGAATTCATCAATGATTTTCGTCTTTTCCCATTTTTTCCAGATGGTTTGAATGCCCTTGGCCAGATCTTTTTTCAATGCCAGGGTACCGGCCCGGGTCAATTTGAGGAAATTTCCGTCAATGGCTGCAAGTCCTCCCCCCTGGAGCAGCAGGGGCCAGGCAAATGCCTGAATGGGATCAAGGTCCTCGGCATCATAAAAATCTCCTTCACACAGATGGGCTGAAATCTTTTTAACGGTTGCGGCGGTGGCACGGCCAGTCTTTGGGCTGACCCGGATTTGGTTTTCTTTGACCATGGTGAGCAATGCGTTCAGGTTCATGCAGGCGGCATGGGCGGTTTCTCTGACGGTCATTTCCGGGTCATCATCCAGGTCTTCATAATCGATCTTTTCAGGGGCGGGCCGTTTGATTTTTTTTTCCAGGATGGCCATCAGATCCGGGGGAATTTTTCCATTTATAAAAAACAGGTACATCAGGTGCATGCTCCCCCTGCCCCCTTTCGATTCCGTCTGGGGAAGCGCGCTGTATTTGGCAAAAAACGGCTTGCTTTTAAAACAGCCGCTCCAGTTGTAAACGGCCTCAGCCAGTGCATTCATGGCCATGGGATCCAAATAGGCAAGAATGGTGTCAATATCTTTAAAAACCGTTGATGCGATGTGGGCCGCCAGCTCAGCCTTGCGTGTGGGATTGTTTTTACTGATCTGGCTGGCCAGGGATTTGAGTTGATCCACCATGTAAGTGCCATTCAATGCCTGTTCCAGCGTCTTGTAATCTTCTTGAAATCGTGCCATTATTTTCTCTTTGCTATGGTGATGGTTGAAGCGCTGACAATGATTGCCGCCTAATAATCAGGTTTATGGATACCATGGAAAACAACGACCGGTAAATAAAATATATGGAAAAAAAGAACAATCCCGTTGCCAGGGCTTACCGGCAGCTTGACCCTGTCTTGAAAACAATGGTCCGGATTCTGGCAGTTCAGGTGTCTGAATTGACCCAGAAGCAAATGGGGGCTTGTTTGAATGCCCTGGGACTCAGAGATCAAGAGAATATGCCCTTTGTGCAGAAAAACCTTCAACCCCTTGTAAAGGCGCTTGAGCAGCAGAATCTTTTGATTAAAAAACCCAAGGGGATCACCTGCCCTGAATCCGTATGGGCAACAGCGGTTGAGGATGCCGTAACCACAGGTCAGTTCCAGCAAATAGCCTTGACTCTCCTGGACGCGATGCCGATTCAAAGATCACCCAACGGGTATTTTTTCCGGCGACTTGAAGATTTTTACAGGGCATTTCAAATGGCGGTTTATGGGGGGGATACCCGCTTTGACCTGGATGTGGTTCACCGTTCCGGCAATTTTTATTTTCCCATGGCGTTTCAGGAAAACCCGCCTGTCCAGGTTCTGTTTAACCGTCCGTTTCAGCCCCTGATTTTTGACTGTAT
Coding sequences:
- a CDS encoding ExbD/TolR family protein, coding for MINITAARKAKRQSLTLDIAPLIDMVFILLIFFLVTTSFVRETGVEVNRPTASTAIAKENVTILVGITAQDKIYMDNREIDIRALRLNVERSLGEKPDGSVVIVADKNSNTGTAIAAMDQCRLAGAKEVSLAAGMKAEKIR
- a CDS encoding energy transducer TonB — its product is MKHLRPWLGAALVSIVLNLVFFSLMPLMTNHEKQTGIKELRITSQVNIVRLKEPDPEIVKKEPEKKRPDSESKGKKDTLKNIKQPPRSAPQRVAHDFPTLDFKVNPNLPTTPQAPVFPMEQVAFSPQVMDRIYTGADIDNSLVPKVHIPPVYPFQAKRRGIEGWVKVRFLVNPKGEVEDISILDSSPKNVFDQSVLNALPRWKFTPGTVEGVAVKTRVETTIRFELEN
- the dnaN gene encoding DNA polymerase III subunit beta; the protein is MKFSADRKSLSEVLAQVQGICGKKTNLAITSDVLIKVSGSEVIITANDLETVFQGRYEAEIESDGIIAINAKKLYEIIREYPDAQVPLNEIENRWVEIGKDNIQYHIVSSDYENFPETPLIEDIPFVEIDSAAFKKMVEVSAMIAGSADEKRTYVLGALFEKITDETGERLRMVSTDSRRLNSFDASYEGELVLPDENVIIPKKGLSELGRFLDREGSVNIGIKDDHLIVQKQNETLMIKLLEGDYPDYRRVLNTDQMTQIEMSRSMLLMVMKRMSILSSEDYKSVMFNFNENELVVTITNPEIGESKEKITMGYGGEAFESAFNPRYFIDALNSINSDTVILNVKGAKHPCIIKGLDDDQLVCAIMAMSV
- a CDS encoding tetratricopeptide repeat protein, whose protein sequence is MDKRTLLLLVFIIFLQPQLTLGKDNIQADIPFSTAIALEKARNMTQADKRSQAIDLLETFRKKLIETNKQIHPFLLFTLGNYSMEANHIEEATRYYEDCVKNGGDFSPAWLNLAKACYDLEQFNRAGQCFVRGYELETEKRAVLLYYAANAFFSARQYPKAMAVFNRLTKNHTGEIQPSWHELAVHIFLALEQPKNALPHMEYLAQNMDGTARTTWQEALLYQYMELGMDKKALDFVTFLTREYPLEPKWWKGLARFSLDNNKMENAIVAMTLYSFLTPLTDNEKKLMADLYLAAGIPAKAVEHYQDISTPEKRLAVTQNTVIALRQMNLDQKALELLDQVLTTEKISIKLKMLKGDLLFYLEQYQAAETLFETLAPKDNSGHSWLMLGYSRWNLGKIQSARTAMARAATFKQQKKAAARAIKSLK
- the gyrB gene encoding DNA topoisomerase (ATP-hydrolyzing) subunit B encodes the protein MKNNDNVKDYGANNIKILEGLEAVRKRPSMYIGNVGIEGLHHLVYEVVDNSIDEAMAGHCDKIIVIIHPDQSVSVEDNGRGIPVGMHETEHIPAAEVVMTKLHAGGKFDKDSYKVSGGLHGVGISVVNALSINLEMEVFKDGKVYFQRYSRGVKQTELEITGDTDKSGTRILFKPDFDIMNENEFEYEKLSRRMRELAFLNKGIRIIIEDELSAEKDDFHYEGGLLSFVEYLNRNFTAMHEPIHIEGEKSDVSVDVAIQYNDTFKEKIYSFANNINTIEGGTHLSGFKGALTRTLNNYASSGNLPKNMQNIKIGGDDVREGLTAIVSVKVMDPQFEGQTKTKLGNSEVKGIVESLINERLAMFLEENPNTAKKIIMKAVDAARARDAAKRARELARKKGTLLDSTLPGKLAECQYADPKERELFLVEGDSAGGSAKQGRDRRFQAILPLKGKILNVEKARFDKILRSDEIKNVFTVLGTGAGKEEYDIEKIRYHKIVIMTDADVDGSHIRTLLLTFFFRQMPDLISNGYLYIAQPPLFRIGKGKSGIYLKDEPEYRDYLLKRICEQKEVRLADSEEPLPEESLFAFLKDLISFHNAVDRLTMREMDTKLLMFLIGEGVKDKFFLEDLERMTSLKETLTAKGYIIRDITFDEERNLYEMDILGNEHDREKGIKHSLVTVGRSLIAMGDYTIMHKVLNKIESMDLPPFNVCAKSSSDKVVSFEDRTEFFNYIMAEAKKGIAIQRYKGLGEMNPDQLWETTMDPEKRVMLQVNIEDAEKADEIFTLLMGEEVEPRRNFIQTNALEVSSLDF